The following proteins are encoded in a genomic region of Maribacter hydrothermalis:
- a CDS encoding nuclear transport factor 2 family protein — MKTNLKFTVLTFLLLTITSCTGQSSKVDLLNENFPEAQQEVMETFGAIAQSLKDGDMDKLISFHAYGPKFTEFKNGERRNDDVANEEHERTVFGGVTEVVKFDANDLQVAVYGDVANVTFHSDFELKFGENLVVVNDQISLLFLKTLEGWKIVAEHHSPLNK, encoded by the coding sequence ATGAAAACAAATTTAAAATTTACAGTACTTACTTTTTTACTGCTAACCATTACAAGTTGCACCGGCCAATCTTCAAAAGTAGACCTGCTGAACGAAAATTTTCCTGAAGCACAACAAGAAGTAATGGAAACCTTCGGCGCTATTGCGCAAAGCCTTAAAGATGGTGATATGGACAAACTTATTTCTTTTCACGCCTATGGACCCAAGTTTACAGAATTTAAAAATGGAGAAAGACGTAATGACGATGTAGCCAATGAAGAACATGAGCGGACTGTTTTTGGAGGAGTTACCGAAGTTGTGAAATTCGATGCTAATGATTTACAGGTTGCAGTTTATGGCGATGTAGCCAATGTAACTTTTCATTCCGATTTTGAACTCAAGTTTGGAGAGAATTTAGTTGTGGTAAACGATCAAATAAGTTTGCTTTTTCTTAAAACTTTGGAAGGTTGGAAAATAGTTGCAGAGCATCATTCTCCATTAAATAAATAA
- a CDS encoding helix-turn-helix domain-containing protein produces the protein MQRNSSKKTLVDKLSIEIESNLNNDQFGVDSLAQAVGMSRSSLHRKLNKAVGISTSQFIREYRLKRSLEILTSEDITASETAYRVGFSSPTYFNTCFHNFYGYTPGEAKSGIIAEVDSPSVQTSTEAAWVNLKNYNTKKNNLGIHCCAGSIFDLLFL, from the coding sequence ATGCAACGTAATTCATCAAAAAAAACACTGGTAGACAAATTATCGATTGAAATTGAATCTAATTTAAACAACGACCAATTCGGGGTCGATAGTCTTGCCCAAGCTGTTGGAATGAGCCGTTCGAGTTTACATCGTAAATTAAACAAGGCCGTTGGTATTTCTACAAGTCAATTTATTAGGGAATATCGCCTTAAAAGGAGTTTAGAGATTCTAACTAGTGAGGATATTACAGCCTCAGAAACTGCATATCGCGTTGGGTTTAGTAGTCCTACCTATTTTAACACCTGTTTTCATAATTTTTATGGGTATACCCCTGGGGAAGCAAAATCTGGGATTATTGCAGAGGTTGATAGTCCATCCGTACAAACATCAACTGAAGCCGCATGGGTAAATCTTAAAAATTACAATACCAAAAAAAATAATCTGGGCATCCATTGCTGTGCTGGTAGTATTTTCGACTTACTTTTTTTATAA
- a CDS encoding DUF4870 domain-containing protein, with amino-acid sequence MTETITKHERNLSALIHASTFSKFFMPFGNFIIPLVLWTANKKEYAFVDHNGKEALNFQISILLYSILVGMISIPFFLGGLIPTIFDFDHFGFSNVQSFNFSEFHFNSDDFFGPWMIPVGLLGLAQSALFIVNIVYTILATIRTNEGQHFKYPLTIKFIK; translated from the coding sequence ATGACAGAAACCATAACAAAGCACGAACGAAACCTCTCTGCACTTATACATGCTAGTACGTTTTCAAAATTCTTTATGCCTTTTGGGAATTTCATTATTCCATTAGTATTATGGACAGCGAACAAAAAAGAATATGCGTTTGTAGACCATAATGGTAAAGAGGCTTTAAACTTTCAAATTAGCATTCTACTGTACTCTATTTTAGTGGGTATGATAAGTATACCATTTTTCTTAGGTGGGTTGATTCCAACTATTTTTGATTTTGACCACTTTGGATTTTCAAATGTTCAAAGCTTTAATTTTTCGGAGTTTCATTTTAATAGCGATGATTTTTTTGGCCCATGGATGATACCTGTAGGTTTACTTGGATTAGCACAATCCGCACTATTCATTGTCAACATAGTATATACCATATTAGCAACAATAAGAACAAATGAAGGTCAACATTTTAAATACCCGTTAACTATAAAATTCATTAAATAA
- a CDS encoding DUF4442 domain-containing protein, whose protein sequence is MPVTASKFNMFSFLKLPAAWWCGVRLREIDKNRAVVTVTHRWINQNPFKSMFWAVQGMAAELSTGAMMIDQIEATGKKISMLVANNNANFSKKATGKITFTCEDGHLIKDALDKTIATGEGQTIWMKSVGVNTDGVVVSTFNFEWTVRLKK, encoded by the coding sequence ATGCCTGTAACAGCTAGTAAATTCAACATGTTTTCATTTTTAAAACTACCCGCAGCATGGTGGTGCGGCGTACGTTTAAGGGAAATAGATAAAAATAGGGCAGTGGTTACTGTAACCCATAGATGGATCAATCAAAATCCTTTTAAATCTATGTTTTGGGCGGTACAGGGAATGGCGGCAGAATTGTCTACAGGAGCTATGATGATAGATCAAATTGAAGCTACAGGAAAGAAAATTTCAATGTTAGTAGCGAACAATAACGCTAACTTTTCAAAGAAGGCAACCGGGAAAATTACATTTACTTGTGAAGACGGACACTTAATAAAGGATGCTTTAGATAAAACAATTGCAACTGGCGAGGGGCAAACCATTTGGATGAAATCTGTAGGAGTAAATACCGATGGGGTAGTGGTAAGTACCTTTAATTTTGAGTGGACGGTTAGGTTGAAGAAGTAG
- a CDS encoding TIGR00266 family protein: MNAHEIDFEIFGEEMQYVEIELDPQEAVVAEAGSFMMMETDIKMNTIFGDGSNQDNSVLGKIFSAGKRMLTGESLFMTAFLNIGQGKKKVSFASPYPGKILSIDLSEMGGRFICQKDAFLCAAKGVSVGIEFSKKLGRGLFGGEGFIMQKLEGDGMTFIHAGGTLAKKTLLPGEVLKVDTGCIVGFTKDVDYDIEFVGGIRNTVFGGEGLFFATLRGPGTVYIQSLPFSRLAGRVLASIPRGGKDKGEGSILGTLGDIVGGDNRF, from the coding sequence ATGAACGCACACGAAATAGACTTTGAGATTTTTGGAGAAGAAATGCAATATGTCGAAATAGAGCTAGACCCACAAGAAGCAGTTGTTGCTGAAGCAGGTAGCTTTATGATGATGGAGACCGATATTAAAATGAATACCATTTTTGGTGACGGTAGTAATCAAGATAACAGTGTATTAGGTAAAATATTTTCTGCAGGAAAACGTATGTTAACGGGTGAAAGTCTGTTTATGACCGCTTTTTTAAACATAGGTCAGGGTAAAAAGAAAGTAAGTTTTGCTTCACCGTATCCAGGTAAAATTCTTTCTATAGATCTATCTGAAATGGGTGGTCGTTTCATCTGTCAGAAAGATGCTTTTTTATGTGCAGCTAAAGGAGTTTCAGTGGGTATTGAATTCTCAAAGAAGTTAGGTCGTGGACTTTTTGGAGGTGAGGGTTTTATTATGCAGAAATTAGAAGGTGACGGTATGACTTTTATTCACGCTGGTGGCACATTGGCAAAAAAGACATTATTACCTGGCGAGGTACTTAAAGTAGATACGGGATGTATAGTTGGGTTCACTAAAGATGTAGATTACGATATTGAGTTCGTTGGCGGAATAAGAAATACCGTTTTTGGCGGAGAAGGATTATTCTTCGCAACGTTACGTGGTCCAGGTACCGTATACATACAATCGTTACCATTCAGTCGTTTGGCAGGCAGAGTTCTAGCATCCATACCAAGAGGAGGAAAAGATAAAGGCGAAGGAAGTATCCTAGGAACTTTGGGGGATATAGTTGGTGGAGATAATAGGTTTTAG
- a CDS encoding PadR family transcriptional regulator encodes MNVENTKAQMRKGVLEYCILSILNGHDKYASEILETLKDAKMLVVEGTIYPLLTRLKNAGLLNYRWEESTSGPPRKYYTLTETGKLFLKELDTTWDELRKATNLVTNTKNS; translated from the coding sequence ATGAATGTAGAAAACACAAAAGCGCAAATGCGAAAAGGGGTTTTAGAGTATTGCATCCTGTCCATCTTAAATGGCCATGATAAATATGCTTCTGAAATCTTAGAAACGCTAAAGGATGCTAAAATGCTTGTAGTAGAAGGAACAATTTATCCGCTACTGACCAGATTAAAGAATGCGGGCCTTCTTAATTATCGTTGGGAAGAATCTACTTCTGGACCACCAAGAAAATATTACACCCTTACCGAGACTGGTAAACTTTTTCTAAAAGAATTAGATACCACTTGGGACGAATTAAGAAAAGCCACCAACCTGGTAACCAACACTAAAAACAGCTAA
- a CDS encoding ATP-binding protein yields MKFYLTFLISLFFLSTTFAQKEKDSLFQVWHNTNLQDSTRFKAMSDLIAFHYLYTKTDSALTLGYQMLELAQNKKNVSYQIEALTTLGKVYFEKKENEKGTTHYTKGLELALSKQDSFLYSDKLLGLGSLEYNYEDYTSAFKTLQKSQSYSGKIGDSLSLGWSIAYQGFIFTALGDYQEAEKYHLEHLRLSEKYGIRRSIAGANGNLGNVYRKFGDISKSLKYWKKGIRIAKEIGQPLYAAQGTGNLIDIYINEKDYVNASKYLDEYRFVVSHLKIPDFHSNILLFQCQIDLGLGNYTKALRECEACEKVYRVNNWELESDILKSLYEVNKKLNRHKTALAYFEEYQLIIDNEDEIKSKSEIQSIIFNNQLTTDSIAKAQEKVLLSRNYEEGLRKKNRERNLFLILGLLVLMIATAYFFIYRKIEASKRKRLKEINELKNALFTNITHEFRTPLTVIKGMTDTIKSDLQNKKPEDVQNSLEMIERNSNNLLHLVNEMLDLSKIESGNMELQLVQSNVIPFLKYLGESFSSYAQENDISLTIYSETESLLMDFDSKKLTSIVSNLLSNAIKFTEEQGKIIVHINEVVEKDQSYLFLKIIDSGIGIASDQLPSIFNRFYQTDASTVRKNEGTGIGLALTKELVELMNGTIKVKSTLGKGSEFSVKIPVTKNATITTKDSHSFNSTFPIIKTKSKHVVETTETISELPLVLIIEDNLDVAHYLRTCLGNAYETIHAVNGIEGIELALKKIPDIIICDVMMPGKDGFEVCKTLKNDERSDHIPIIILTAKATVEDKLKGLSIGADAYLAKPFNKEELFTRLNQLILVRKKLMNKLEKSGFSSLLSEELEHPQTKFLKQIIESVHAHLDDANFGATQLAKELHLSESQIYRKLKAITDKSTAIFIRTVRLQKAKELLKTSSKSISEIAYTVGFSNPSWFSRAFRDEYGYPPSEESSD; encoded by the coding sequence ATGAAGTTTTATCTAACATTTTTAATCTCACTATTTTTTCTGAGCACTACTTTTGCGCAAAAAGAAAAAGACTCCCTATTTCAAGTTTGGCATAATACAAACCTTCAAGATTCGACTCGTTTTAAGGCGATGAGTGATTTAATAGCTTTTCACTATTTATATACAAAAACAGATAGTGCACTTACCTTAGGTTATCAAATGTTAGAGCTTGCTCAAAATAAAAAGAACGTCAGTTATCAAATTGAAGCGCTAACAACATTAGGAAAGGTTTATTTTGAAAAAAAAGAAAATGAAAAAGGCACAACTCATTATACAAAGGGCTTAGAACTAGCACTTTCTAAACAAGACAGTTTTCTGTATTCTGATAAATTACTTGGTTTGGGAAGTTTAGAATATAATTATGAGGACTATACCAGCGCATTTAAAACGCTACAAAAATCCCAGTCATATAGCGGGAAAATAGGGGATAGCCTTAGTTTGGGTTGGAGTATAGCATATCAAGGGTTCATTTTTACTGCATTGGGAGATTATCAAGAAGCGGAAAAATACCATTTAGAACATTTACGATTAAGCGAAAAGTATGGCATAAGACGCAGTATTGCAGGTGCAAATGGGAATTTGGGAAATGTATATCGCAAATTCGGGGATATCTCCAAATCATTAAAATATTGGAAAAAAGGTATTAGAATAGCCAAAGAAATTGGCCAACCCCTTTATGCCGCACAGGGCACAGGAAATCTGATTGATATTTATATAAATGAAAAAGATTACGTAAATGCAAGTAAATATTTAGATGAATATAGATTTGTTGTAAGTCATTTAAAAATTCCTGATTTTCATAGTAATATTTTATTATTTCAATGTCAAATAGATTTAGGCTTAGGCAATTATACTAAAGCATTAAGAGAATGTGAAGCATGCGAGAAAGTTTATAGAGTAAATAATTGGGAACTTGAATCAGATATTTTAAAAAGTCTTTATGAAGTCAATAAAAAACTAAATAGACATAAAACAGCCCTTGCATACTTTGAAGAATACCAATTAATAATAGACAACGAGGATGAAATTAAATCAAAATCCGAAATACAGAGTATCATTTTCAACAATCAATTAACTACAGATAGTATTGCAAAAGCACAAGAGAAAGTGTTGTTAAGTAGAAATTATGAAGAAGGTTTGCGTAAAAAAAATAGAGAACGAAACTTATTTTTAATTCTTGGGCTATTGGTTCTTATGATAGCAACGGCATACTTTTTTATTTACCGCAAAATAGAAGCTTCTAAGCGAAAAAGACTTAAAGAAATAAATGAATTAAAAAATGCTTTATTTACAAATATAACTCATGAATTTAGAACACCGCTTACTGTTATTAAAGGCATGACAGATACTATTAAATCTGATTTACAAAACAAAAAACCAGAAGACGTTCAAAATTCATTAGAAATGATTGAGCGTAATAGTAATAATCTACTGCACTTAGTAAATGAGATGCTGGATTTATCTAAGATTGAAAGTGGAAATATGGAATTACAATTGGTACAATCTAATGTAATCCCGTTTCTTAAGTATTTAGGTGAAAGTTTCAGTTCTTATGCTCAGGAAAACGATATAAGCCTTACTATTTACAGTGAAACAGAATCTTTGCTAATGGATTTTGATAGTAAAAAACTCACTTCTATTGTATCTAACTTGCTTTCAAATGCCATAAAATTTACAGAAGAACAGGGTAAAATTATAGTTCACATCAACGAGGTAGTAGAGAAAGACCAATCTTATCTATTCTTAAAAATAATAGATAGCGGTATTGGCATTGCTAGTGACCAACTACCAAGCATATTTAATCGTTTTTATCAAACAGATGCCTCAACTGTAAGAAAAAATGAAGGCACAGGCATTGGTTTAGCGCTTACAAAAGAGCTTGTTGAATTAATGAATGGCACTATAAAAGTTAAAAGTACACTAGGCAAGGGAAGTGAGTTTAGCGTTAAAATTCCTGTTACCAAAAATGCCACAATAACAACCAAAGATTCGCACTCGTTCAATTCTACTTTTCCAATTATTAAAACAAAATCGAAACATGTAGTTGAAACCACAGAAACTATTTCAGAATTACCTTTGGTATTAATTATTGAGGACAATCTGGATGTTGCGCACTACTTAAGAACCTGCCTAGGGAATGCTTATGAAACAATCCACGCAGTAAACGGGATTGAGGGAATTGAATTGGCATTAAAAAAAATTCCAGATATAATTATTTGTGATGTTATGATGCCCGGTAAAGATGGATTTGAAGTTTGTAAAACCCTAAAAAATGATGAACGATCAGATCATATTCCTATTATAATATTAACAGCTAAAGCGACTGTCGAAGATAAATTAAAAGGTTTATCAATTGGAGCAGATGCTTATTTAGCAAAACCATTTAATAAGGAAGAGCTTTTTACCCGACTAAATCAATTGATTTTAGTGCGAAAAAAGCTCATGAACAAATTAGAGAAAAGCGGATTCTCTTCTTTGCTAAGTGAAGAGTTAGAGCATCCGCAGACAAAATTTTTAAAACAAATTATTGAAAGCGTACATGCCCATTTAGACGATGCAAATTTTGGCGCAACACAATTAGCAAAAGAATTGCATTTAAGTGAATCTCAAATCTATCGTAAACTAAAAGCAATTACCGATAAATCTACTGCAATTTTCATCAGAACAGTTCGTCTTCAAAAAGCAAAAGAACTACTTAAAACCTCATCTAAATCTATTTCAGAAATAGCTTATACTGTTGGTTTTAGTAATCCATCTTGGTTTAGCAGAGCTTTTAGAGATGAATATGGCTACCCACCCAGCGAAGAATCAAGTGACTAA
- a CDS encoding PspC domain-containing protein, with translation MNKTVNINLANMLFHIDEEAYNKMRRYLESVKRSFANTPGSDEIIADIEARIAELFHDKLENERQVITQKEVDEVIAIMGQPEDYMVDEEIFEDEPRTKTASTNKDRVKKLYRDTEKKYVAGVSSGLAHYFGIDPLWIRLIWIFLTIFTWGGFIFIYGLLWILIPEAKTTAQKLDMSGETVNISNIERKVKEGFDDVADRVKSVDYEKVGNTVKKGGKTIFDTFGDIVMFLFKIFGKFIGILLVIIGATTLIGLFVGLFTVGILDIIHVPGIDFYNVVNSTDLPIWVVSLLAFFAIGIPFFFLMYLGLKILVNNLKSIGTIAKFSLLGLWLISIILLIVFGIREAASHAYTGSTSVEDEITSVIPSDTLQINLVSTDKYDYEKDMHMGDTFISYDEDGNKVLVSDDVRFRIRKSQDSLVRIQVRKEADGPSNREAKEIANQIVYEYEVNGNTISLDDYLTTQGSKFKDQEVRVNIFLPVGTILKYDQANSRNWITTFTTDRDLDSLEGYVWKMAENGELQCLNCPEYIEMDDEDDDDSNRIKINGNGIDININGNGEKGKIKINENGIDIDVNDNGESFKMKLDENGVKIDANDSIK, from the coding sequence ATGAACAAGACAGTAAATATAAATCTAGCAAACATGCTCTTCCATATAGACGAAGAAGCATATAATAAAATGCGTAGGTATTTAGAATCGGTTAAACGTTCTTTTGCCAATACACCAGGTAGTGATGAAATCATTGCTGATATAGAAGCTCGTATAGCCGAACTTTTTCATGATAAATTAGAAAATGAAAGACAGGTTATAACTCAGAAAGAGGTAGATGAGGTTATCGCTATTATGGGACAACCTGAAGATTACATGGTAGATGAGGAAATCTTTGAAGATGAACCAAGAACCAAAACTGCTTCTACCAATAAAGATAGAGTTAAAAAATTGTATAGAGATACAGAGAAAAAATATGTAGCAGGAGTTTCTTCTGGGCTAGCACATTATTTTGGTATTGATCCTTTATGGATCCGTTTAATCTGGATTTTCTTAACCATTTTCACTTGGGGTGGATTTATTTTTATCTATGGGCTGTTATGGATCCTTATACCTGAGGCAAAAACAACCGCTCAAAAATTAGATATGAGTGGCGAAACGGTAAACATCAGTAACATTGAGCGTAAGGTAAAAGAGGGTTTTGATGACGTTGCGGATCGTGTAAAAAGTGTTGACTATGAAAAAGTAGGTAACACCGTCAAAAAAGGAGGTAAAACAATCTTTGACACCTTTGGTGATATTGTAATGTTCCTATTTAAAATATTTGGGAAGTTCATTGGTATTCTATTGGTTATCATTGGTGCAACCACATTAATAGGTTTGTTTGTTGGACTCTTTACAGTTGGTATTTTAGATATTATTCATGTACCTGGTATCGATTTTTACAACGTAGTTAATTCTACCGATTTACCCATTTGGGTTGTATCCTTATTAGCATTTTTTGCTATTGGTATACCGTTTTTCTTCTTAATGTATTTAGGATTAAAAATACTGGTCAACAATTTAAAATCTATTGGAACTATTGCTAAATTCTCTTTATTAGGACTTTGGCTAATCTCCATAATACTGCTAATCGTCTTTGGTATTAGAGAAGCGGCATCACATGCATACACTGGTAGCACATCTGTGGAGGATGAAATTACAAGCGTAATACCGTCAGATACGTTACAAATTAATCTAGTATCGACAGACAAATATGACTATGAAAAAGATATGCATATGGGAGACACCTTTATTTCTTATGATGAAGATGGAAATAAGGTGTTGGTATCAGATGATGTAAGATTTCGTATTCGTAAGTCACAAGATAGTCTTGTTCGTATTCAAGTGAGAAAAGAAGCAGACGGGCCATCTAATAGAGAAGCAAAAGAAATTGCAAACCAAATTGTATATGAATATGAGGTTAATGGAAATACCATTTCTCTAGATGACTACTTAACCACACAAGGTTCTAAATTTAAAGATCAAGAGGTACGTGTAAATATATTCTTGCCCGTAGGTACTATTTTAAAATATGATCAAGCAAATTCTAGAAACTGGATTACTACATTTACAACAGATAGAGATCTAGATTCACTTGAAGGTTATGTTTGGAAGATGGCTGAAAACGGTGAGCTTCAGTGCCTAAACTGCCCAGAATATATTGAAATGGATGACGAAGATGATGATGATTCTAATCGTATTAAAATCAACGGGAATGGTATCGATATCAACATCAATGGTAATGGAGAAAAAGGAAAAATAAAAATCAATGAAAACGGAATTGATATTGATGTTAACGACAACGGAGAATCCTTTAAAATGAAGTTAGATGAGAATGGCGTAAAAATTGACGCTAACGATAGTATCAAATAA
- a CDS encoding head GIN domain-containing protein: MTTLVRITVALVLVLFLSSCGFDINFGTGEKGNGVVVEETREITEDFTTVSSSEGIEVFVTQGADFDISVEADENIMDLIGTDIKNGKLKIHSIENIGRATKKVYVTMPKVTGLLASSGSHLSTENTIKADKLEVDASSGAIINVNVNATNMEIDASSGANITLEGTANEVYVDASSGANIKAKDLSTLVATADASSGANISIDVSDNLTAEASSGGNISYQGNPSVQKNKSVSGSVHKY; the protein is encoded by the coding sequence ATGACAACACTAGTAAGAATTACAGTAGCACTCGTCTTAGTCCTTTTTCTATCATCTTGCGGCTTTGACATTAACTTTGGAACTGGAGAAAAAGGCAATGGCGTAGTCGTTGAAGAAACTCGAGAAATTACCGAAGACTTTACAACGGTTTCATCCTCAGAAGGAATTGAGGTATTTGTTACCCAAGGGGCCGATTTTGATATCTCTGTAGAAGCAGATGAAAATATAATGGATTTAATAGGAACTGATATTAAAAACGGTAAACTTAAAATTCATAGTATAGAGAATATTGGCAGAGCTACCAAAAAGGTTTATGTAACCATGCCTAAAGTTACAGGCTTACTTGCATCTAGCGGTTCTCACTTATCTACTGAAAATACCATAAAGGCAGATAAATTAGAAGTTGATGCTAGTAGTGGAGCTATTATAAATGTCAATGTAAATGCCACAAATATGGAAATAGACGCTAGTAGTGGTGCAAACATAACTTTAGAAGGAACAGCAAATGAAGTTTATGTTGATGCCAGTAGCGGTGCAAATATTAAGGCTAAAGATTTATCAACTTTAGTTGCAACAGCCGATGCTAGCAGTGGCGCTAATATTAGTATAGATGTTTCCGATAATTTAACTGCTGAAGCTTCTAGTGGTGGCAATATCTCTTATCAAGGAAATCCATCGGTACAGAAAAACAAATCAGTTTCCGGAAGCGTACATAAATATTAA
- a CDS encoding collagen-like protein has translation MKTTMKLFTYVLIILSVTITSCAKDGEDGAVGPAGTQGTDGINGADGSDGADGSDGVDGTNGTDGEDGNANVQVIEYDSETITTGSVTYAMQGISLDDLNESLILGFYAEIYQKPNAGNSFVTKKRWVQVPGRGTPTLFDSRVIIEGSTGVLSGGPSSDFIVNLYELGSVLAYLEEVTFDEFKIFVIPASSFSSPSSPVNSGKNSQDILEMSHDELITHFELEK, from the coding sequence ATGAAAACTACAATGAAACTTTTTACCTACGTATTAATCATTTTATCAGTAACAATTACCTCTTGTGCTAAAGATGGTGAAGATGGAGCTGTTGGTCCCGCTGGTACTCAAGGCACAGATGGAATTAACGGTGCAGATGGCTCAGACGGTGCAGATGGCTCAGACGGTGTTGATGGAACAAATGGTACTGATGGCGAAGATGGCAATGCAAATGTTCAAGTAATTGAATATGATTCAGAGACCATAACTACTGGTAGTGTTACTTATGCTATGCAGGGTATATCATTAGATGACTTAAATGAGAGTCTAATTTTAGGCTTTTATGCCGAAATCTATCAAAAACCAAACGCAGGCAATTCTTTTGTAACTAAAAAACGTTGGGTACAAGTACCTGGAAGAGGAACGCCCACCTTATTTGACTCAAGGGTAATAATTGAAGGAAGCACAGGAGTATTATCTGGTGGTCCAAGTTCTGATTTTATTGTAAATCTATACGAGTTAGGCAGCGTCTTGGCTTATTTAGAGGAAGTTACTTTTGATGAATTTAAAATATTTGTAATACCGGCTTCATCTTTTTCTTCCCCTTCTTCCCCTGTAAATTCTGGTAAAAATAGTCAAGACATTCTTGAAATGTCGCATGATGAATTAATAACTCATTTCGAATTAGAGAAATAA